A part of Paenibacillus sp. IHBB 10380 genomic DNA contains:
- a CDS encoding ABC transporter ATP-binding protein: MSATFEIHNITKNDWNEEAPTFKYLFSNISAEILQPDRIAIIGTSGQGKSTLLRMLALLEASDQGDILLNKTSFTQMDSRIWRMQVCYVAQQAVMLPATIEDNLKTVSRLHGIPYDQDLATRLLNEMGLDYLDMSKNATDLSGGEKQRISLIRSLLLRPSVLLLDEITASLDNNMTRKVEDVLLQWHLEEGTTLLWVTHDLEQASRISRRTWFMGEGTLLEDSLSASFYVEPATELARKFIQVPEGKVLV; this comes from the coding sequence TTGAGCGCTACATTTGAAATACACAATATCACGAAGAATGATTGGAATGAAGAGGCCCCGACTTTCAAATACTTATTTTCTAATATCTCAGCAGAAATATTGCAACCCGATCGAATTGCGATCATAGGTACCTCTGGACAGGGGAAGAGTACGTTATTACGAATGCTGGCCTTGCTGGAGGCTTCAGATCAAGGGGATATCCTCTTAAATAAAACTTCGTTTACGCAAATGGACTCTCGTATTTGGAGAATGCAAGTATGTTATGTGGCCCAACAAGCCGTTATGCTTCCCGCAACTATAGAAGATAATTTAAAGACAGTGAGTAGGTTACATGGTATTCCATATGACCAAGACCTCGCAACTCGACTATTAAACGAGATGGGTCTCGATTATTTGGATATGAGTAAGAATGCTACTGATTTATCAGGTGGTGAAAAACAACGTATCTCATTAATTCGATCATTGCTGCTTCGACCCAGCGTCCTTTTATTGGATGAAATTACGGCTTCTCTCGATAATAATATGACCCGGAAAGTAGAAGATGTACTACTTCAGTGGCATTTAGAAGAAGGGACAACCTTGTTATGGGTTACGCACGATCTTGAGCAAGCCAGCAGAATAAGTAGAAGAACATGGTTCATGGGAGAGGGCACTTTGCTGGAAGATAGTTTGAGTGCTTCTTTTTACGTTGAACCAGCAACAGAATTAGCGCGGAAATTCATTCAGGTTCCTGAAGGTAAGGTGTTGGTATGA
- a CDS encoding MerR family transcriptional regulator has translation MEYTIQKLAHMAGVSTRTLRYYDQIDILRPARTNSSGYRIYGQSEIDRLQQILFYRELGVNLDKIKEIITSPTFDGEYALREHREKLLEKREQLDQLIANVDKTLALTKGRITMTNEEKFEGFKQTMIDENEAKYGQEIRTKYSDELINASNQKIKAMTKSQFAEIEQLDISIHEVLAQAFATGDPSSELAQQVADLHRQWLSYYWSTYSKEAHASVAQMYVDDERFTSYYDKKQQGQAEFLRDAILIYTGSNI, from the coding sequence ATGGAATATACCATACAGAAGTTAGCTCATATGGCAGGAGTAAGTACAAGAACCTTACGTTATTATGATCAGATTGATATTCTTAGACCCGCAAGAACGAATTCTTCAGGGTATCGTATTTATGGTCAATCTGAGATTGATCGATTACAGCAAATCTTATTCTACAGAGAACTTGGCGTTAACTTAGATAAGATTAAGGAGATCATAACTTCTCCAACTTTTGACGGGGAGTATGCACTAAGAGAACATCGTGAGAAACTTCTTGAGAAAAGAGAACAGTTAGACCAATTAATCGCTAATGTGGATAAAACATTGGCCTTAACGAAAGGGCGTATTACGATGACCAATGAAGAGAAATTCGAAGGCTTCAAACAAACGATGATTGATGAGAATGAAGCGAAATACGGGCAGGAGATTAGAACGAAGTATTCGGATGAACTAATCAATGCATCCAATCAAAAAATAAAAGCAATGACAAAGTCCCAATTTGCTGAGATTGAGCAGTTGGATATCTCTATTCATGAAGTCCTTGCTCAAGCTTTTGCCACAGGCGATCCTTCAAGCGAGTTAGCTCAACAAGTAGCAGACTTACATCGACAATGGTTGAGTTACTACTGGAGCACTTACAGCAAAGAGGCTCACGCAAGCGTTGCGCAGATGTATGTAGATGATGAGAGGTTCACTTCATACTATGATAAGAAGCAGCAAGGACAAGCGGAGTTCCTCCGAGATGCTATTCTGATTTACACGGGGTCGAACATATAA
- a CDS encoding bifunctional 3-deoxy-7-phosphoheptulonate synthase/chorismate mutase, which produces MNKDLDQLRVELNEVNSKLLGLLNERARLSYEIGVIKEKQGVPKFDPIREKEMLEQIIASNQGPFEDSTIKHLFKEIFKASLGIQEEDHKRQLLVSRTQHAKDTVIPLKEQTWVGGGSPVMVAGPCSVESMEQLRTVAAALKKAGVQVMRGGAFKPRTSPYDFQGLGIEGLRMLKEVGDEFGLSIISEIVHPAHMEIAAETIDVIQIGARNMQNYELLKAAGEAKIPVLLKRGIAATLEEFIHAAEYILYHGNSQVMLIERGIRTYEKWTRNTLDISAVPLLKQETHLPVLVDVTHSTGRKDILLPCAKAALAAGADGIMVEVHPDPQTALSDANQQLDIPQFNDLWSGLQASGLFIPTK; this is translated from the coding sequence ATGAATAAAGATTTAGATCAATTAAGAGTTGAGCTTAATGAAGTGAATAGCAAACTATTAGGGTTGTTGAATGAACGCGCGCGTCTCAGTTATGAGATTGGTGTCATCAAGGAGAAGCAAGGTGTACCTAAATTTGATCCCATTCGTGAGAAAGAAATGTTAGAGCAAATTATAGCTAGCAATCAGGGTCCTTTCGAGGATAGTACGATTAAGCACTTGTTCAAAGAAATATTCAAAGCCTCGCTAGGTATACAAGAAGAAGATCATAAGCGCCAGTTGCTTGTTAGTCGTACACAACATGCGAAGGACACCGTTATTCCTCTAAAAGAACAGACTTGGGTCGGTGGTGGTTCACCTGTGATGGTGGCTGGCCCATGTTCCGTTGAATCGATGGAGCAATTACGTACTGTGGCTGCTGCTCTTAAGAAGGCAGGGGTTCAGGTCATGCGAGGTGGAGCGTTTAAACCCCGCACCTCTCCGTATGATTTCCAAGGACTTGGAATCGAAGGCTTGAGAATGCTCAAGGAAGTAGGCGATGAATTTGGACTTTCCATCATCAGTGAAATTGTGCATCCTGCACATATGGAGATTGCAGCTGAAACGATTGATGTCATCCAAATTGGCGCACGTAATATGCAGAACTATGAGCTATTGAAAGCGGCGGGCGAAGCGAAAATTCCTGTGCTGCTCAAACGAGGTATTGCGGCAACACTTGAGGAATTCATTCATGCCGCTGAATATATTCTATACCACGGTAACTCTCAAGTGATGTTAATTGAACGCGGAATTCGTACGTATGAGAAATGGACACGTAACACGCTGGATATTTCAGCAGTACCACTATTGAAGCAAGAGACTCATTTGCCAGTACTAGTCGATGTGACTCATTCTACAGGACGTAAAGATATTCTACTTCCTTGCGCAAAAGCGGCTCTAGCTGCTGGAGCTGATGGGATTATGGTCGAGGTGCATCCAGATCCGCAAACGGCTCTATCTGATGCTAACCAACAGCTGGATATTCCGCAATTCAATGATCTATGGAGTGGGCTTCAGGCATCTGGATTATTTATTCCTACGAAATAA
- a CDS encoding 3'-5' exoribonuclease YhaM family protein has translation MTLITQLTHQDEFVGFYLLKELEVKQTNGTPPKDYFDLTLCDSSGQLSAKFWDVSITDKETFFPMDLVKVQGIAHLYRERLQIKVTKMRKAIPDDGVSVTDFIRSAPMTPIDLVHTIKRAHESIVDEEIKAIVSYCITKVEDKLIHSPAAKMHHHAYFAGLAYHMVRMLEIGEFLCKQRPFLNADFIKAGIILHDIAKPEEMVSQLGIVSEYSVQGKLIGHISMASNWITEAAIRLNIDLNSNKVLGLQHLVLSHHNLGEWGSPVQPQTPEAVALHHIDTMDAKLQMVEDALDTTPETDEWTTYIRGLENKAIYRLKI, from the coding sequence ATGACACTAATTACACAATTAACTCATCAAGATGAGTTTGTTGGATTTTATTTATTGAAGGAACTCGAAGTTAAACAAACAAATGGAACACCACCTAAAGATTATTTTGACCTCACTCTGTGCGATTCTAGTGGACAGCTATCCGCGAAGTTCTGGGATGTGTCGATAACAGATAAAGAAACATTTTTTCCAATGGATCTAGTGAAAGTGCAGGGAATCGCTCATCTATATCGTGAGAGACTTCAAATCAAAGTAACGAAGATGCGCAAAGCAATTCCAGACGATGGGGTATCCGTGACGGATTTCATTCGTTCAGCTCCGATGACACCTATTGATCTTGTTCATACTATCAAGCGGGCTCATGAAAGCATTGTTGATGAAGAGATTAAAGCGATCGTATCTTACTGTATTACGAAAGTAGAAGATAAATTGATACATTCTCCAGCAGCAAAGATGCATCACCATGCGTATTTTGCAGGACTTGCTTATCACATGGTTAGGATGCTCGAGATCGGGGAGTTTCTATGTAAACAGCGACCATTCCTGAATGCAGATTTCATTAAAGCTGGTATTATTCTGCATGATATTGCTAAGCCTGAGGAGATGGTATCACAGTTAGGTATTGTCTCGGAATATAGTGTGCAGGGTAAGTTGATCGGACATATTTCGATGGCCTCTAACTGGATTACCGAAGCGGCTATTCGATTGAATATAGATCTTAATAGCAATAAGGTTCTTGGGTTACAGCATTTAGTATTGTCTCATCACAATTTAGGTGAATGGGGGAGTCCTGTTCAACCTCAGACGCCTGAAGCTGTAGCATTACATCATATTGATACCATGGATGCGAAGCTTCAAATGGTAGAGGATGCGCTAGATACGACACCTGAAACGGATGAATGGACAACATATATTAGAGGACTCGAGAATAAGGCCATTTATCGGTTGAAAATATAA
- a CDS encoding FMN-binding protein → MKGEKIEKIAIVEHGETQNMIDAAIDTTIPEIIEKQSTAEVDAVSGASKSSEAVIQAVESALQNAKKN, encoded by the coding sequence GTGAAGGGGGAAAAGATCGAAAAGATAGCGATTGTAGAGCATGGAGAAACACAAAATATGATAGATGCCGCCATCGATACGACTATTCCGGAGATTATTGAGAAGCAATCTACTGCAGAAGTTGATGCGGTATCAGGAGCATCGAAATCCAGTGAGGCTGTTATCCAAGCTGTAGAAAGTGCGCTACAGAATGCGAAGAAGAACTAA